The nucleotide window TATTGCTGCCAAACAAATATCCTAATATTCCTCCAGTTCCCAAGCCAGTCCAGAACCCTGGTCCTGAATTGTCAAATCCTTGTTGTCCTGTGAAAGCACTGCCAAAACCAGAAGTTGCACCATGTGgtcctagaaataaaaaaatgattatatatccTCACTTAAAACACAgcccacaaaaccaaaaaaaaccatggcatttaaaatatcttatttgtgCTATTTATTATTAATACTCAGCCCTCAACTCATAAACAAGTTACAGtcaaaaagtgtatttttttaaagagggggtgactcttgatttcggcttgggtaatgatctcaggattgtgggattgagccccacatcaggctccctgctcagcagggagtcttcttgaggttttctctctctccatctgccccttgtTCCCTgccacatactctctctctgaaacaaatcttttttattcttttaaaaaatattttatttatttattcatgagagacacagagagaggcagagacataggcagagggagaagcaggctcctcacagggatcctgatgtgggactcaattcctaaactgggatcacaccctgagccaaaggcagatgctcaactgccaagccacccaggcatcccaaataaatctttttttttaaagggcattcATACAATACTGATCTATAACTAAGGAGCACCTTTCCCACAGACATGGCAAAAGAGGGATATATTTTAGAAGGAGGGGGGGATAGTTCCCTCCTGTAAAGTTACGTTTGTCCTGCTCAGGATCAGCTACTGAAGATGACGCCCCCCCCTGAGTTCCTTCATTTGCATTATGAACATCTGTAAAAGCTTCAGGTGTTGGCTGTACTTGAGTGTCTAATGGATGAATCCAAGTGGAAGCAGCAGCCAGATATTTTGGGAAGTCAGAACTTAAAGAGACCAAGAAAGTATCTTCTGCTtagaagaaatttttcttttttttttaattgaggtatagcATACATAAAGGAAAGTGTGCTAATCTCACATGAACATAATAAATTTGTACATATGTACCCATGCATGTAATCACTACCTACATCGATAAAACATTTCTAGGACCCCAGAAGGCTCCTTCATTACAATTCCCGATACCTACCCACATTAGAGATAAGCATTACCCTGAATTCTCTTACCATACTTTAGTGTAACCATTcctgaactttatataaatgtaatcatatacTACTCTTCTGTGTCTGGCACAAAATTATATCTTTGAGAGTCAACCCCCATTACTGCATTacatcagttttttgttttgttttttttaattaatctatagtattccattgtgtaaaaaaaatcacaatttgtCCCATTCTTAatgttttgttgtctttttttttaagattttatttatttattcatgagaaacacacacacacacagagagagagagagagagagagacatcaaaAGACAACATTAGCAGAGTGGgaaggcaagccacagactgggagacaGTATTTGTAAAATGTTATTTCCAACACCAGGTATTTATCTACAATATGTGCTGCCCAAATAAGcactagaatatgtaaagaactctccTACAAATCTGAGGAAAGACacacaacccaatttttaaaatggacagaGACTTGAACAGCCATTTTATTATAGAAGATATCCAGATGTCCAGTAACAATATGAAAAGGTGCCTGGTATCATTAGtcttcaggaaaatgcaaattaaaccacacTGAGTTAGTTCATTATTAACCACCATATAACCACCATATCAGCTAACTTTAAAAAGACAGAGTAGCAAGTAATGGCAAGGATGTAGGAGTTGAATGGTACTTGATGGTAGgagttaaaatagaaaatactttggaaaactATCACTGCCTACTAAAATTAAACCtcctcctcccctatgacccagcagttccattcCTCAAtatatacctaagagaaatgtATGCATTTGTATACAGAAAGACATATACGGAATACTTACAACAGTTTTATTCATAACAGTCAAAAACTGGAAGTAGAATGTCCATAAACATTaagaatgggggatccctgggtggcgcagcggtttagcgcctgccttcagcccagggcgtgatcctggagtctcaggatctactacttctacttctccctctgcctgtgtctctgcctctctccctctctctgtgtctctcatgaataaataaaatctttaaaaaaattaaaaaaaaaaaaagaagaagacgacATATCTGCTTTGGTTTCCCAATCCAACTACTTTGTATTTCAGAAACCAGCACAAGATTCACTATCTCCCATCTACCCTATTTAATGCCATTAGAGAAACATACCTGTGTATTCAGACTTAAAGCCCGAGGGAGGGGGTCCTGCTGAGTTGGTGAATCTCTGATAATGATAGGAATTTGGAGGATACTCAGAATAAGGTGGAGGAGAATCTTGACCATCACTAAGGAACAATTTATAAACTCCATAAGCAATAGCAAGTAGTACCAGAATGGTAATCAATCCACGGATGCCACTAGAATCTGGGGAGTACAGCTTGTCATAATAATTAGAGAAAGAGTTAAAGCCATGGTTTTTCCCAGACTCTCTCAATTTCTTCAGGCCAAGTTCTGTGTAATCTAAGTTATACTCCAAGCCACAGGAACCTCTTAGTACATACTGGTCTTCAGAGAATTCATAGCCTTCACAGCTCACCATAGTTTTTCCAAATTTATACGCAATATCTAAATCGGTCTTACATTCCCACtgtgaagaaaaacagaaataggtTATTagaatcaaaaattttttttcatttaatatgtaCTACTTGGGCTATATAGCTGTCATAAAACTGCAAAACAAAGTCAGGGaatgacaaaatttaaaacagtgAGTCCTTCTGTGTCAGGGAAAAGTAACCTCGGGATTTCAAAGCTAGATACTAAGTACCTGAGTGTTTATTACTATTCCTTAatctttacatatatatgtaagcaATTCTTTTGTACATATTAAACACTTcacaattttaaatgttaagcaaaatttttaaatgtcaacttTTTGCACTGTTTTTCaagatgttttctttaaaaataaaggtttggggggcacctgggtggcacagtcaattaagcaaccaaccaactcctggtttccactcaagtcatgatctcagggtcattaatTGAACCCCGCCATAGTAGGCTCTgcactctgcactgaacacactccgcttaagactctctctccctctgtctctgccctacCAGCACCCCATgagtgctttctttctctctctgaaataaatctttaaaaaataaataaataaaagtaaaaatagactttttttttaagttaagactCAAAACTCAGCATCATATATGAGTATCTGGTAACTACATATAGTATCCGAGAGATTATATAACCTTCTGAGAAAAACTTTCTGCACAAATTTTATAATACTATCAACTAACTTTCCATGGTCCAATCCTGTAAGtcaattctcttaaaaaaatttttttaagtaatctctactcccagcatggggcctgaacctcacaatcccaaaatcaagaaccacatgttctaccaactgagccagcgaggtgccccatttcttaaaaaaaaaaaaaaaaaaaaaatatttacgatatttagaaaaatgcaaaaagaattcATGCTATCCTCAAAAATTTCTACCTTAAAGTCCACTACCCTTACCTGTTtactccctctcttgctctctcttaaatagataaaaatctttaaaaaaaaaaaagtctgagtttattttgagctaaataagtaatatatttctttaatagcATTTAAAGAGACACAAGCTAAAATAGATCTTCTgcatttctttaactttttggCCAAATTATCTTCCTCTCCCAAATTTCAGATatgctattgtatttttttataacagctttattgaaatattattcaCCTATCATACATTCACCCATTTTGATGGTTTTTAGTATATCCACAGTTGTGCAACCATAAGCCCAACCAACTTTAGGATATTTTCATCACCGCAAAAAGAAATCTCttatccattagcagtcactcatTTCCTCCCAAAcctcccagccctaggcaactacaaatctttttttttaatattttgtttttgtttttaagattttatttattttttcatgagagagacagagagagagagagagaggcagaggcagaggcagagggagaagcaggagcctgcttctccctctgcctatgcctctggactctatcccaggtctccaggatcaggccctaagctgaaggtggcgctaaactgctgcgccatccgGGCTGTCCTACAaatctgtttctatggatttccctatcctggacatttcatacaaatgcaatcatataatatgtgactgcgcttctttgacttagcacaatgttttcaCACATGTATAGCATGTATCTGCCCTTCACTCTTTttatggcagaataatattccattgtatggatataccacattttgtttattcattcatcaataatGGACATTTaggatgtttctgttttttggctattatgaataatgctgctagaaacatttatgtacaaatttttgtgtggacatgtttttaattcttttggtttTATACCTCATAGTGGAATGACTAGAGCATATAGTAATTCTATgcttaaccttttgaggaactgccagtccaaagtagctgtaccatCTTATATTCCTAAGAGTCCACAATTCCCAATCATGTTAACATTATTTCTCAAAAGTAGGTTGGTATTCTTTGAGGAATGACAGTAAAATGACAACTAGCAGAGATCGCTGACCCCTACTCCCAAGtatgtatagttttaaaaatttactatctAAGAAGAAAATTCCAGTGAATATTTCCAGGCTTTAAtatcaattcatttcttttggagtATGTTCTTCCAGAAAATGAATaactgatttatatttatatatttaacttgagatttttctacatgtctttccaaaatatacaagtaATATCCCAATAAACACTTTATTGAATAAAAATTCGAGTTAGACTTAATCAACATAATGAACATTACCTGTACATCATAACCATCCCAACCTTTGTTCTGACATTGTATGACTTTTGGGGTGTAAGAATCACATCCAGCTGTGCCTCCAACACATTTCAACTGTGGGATTGGATCCAGCCTACGAGAGGTGGTATAGCGGTCATGATGGAGGGTAAGAGCTTTTATGTCCCGCAACAATATTCTGTCTAAAACAAGAACATAGATAAACAGGTAGTAAGCATACTGTCATAGAAAGTCATCCTAATAAAACCCGTCAtaggaaaactttcaaaaataagtGGGTGTACAATTCTATATTGTTACTCAAGCAAGAGGGATGtcttgatttcaaaatatttacctCCCAGGTATCAATTCTCAGTAAGATAATGAAAGATATTCACcaccaagagaaaataaaacagagaaagacataaaCACCAGAGGACTAAAGAAAGAATAATGGCATACTGAGGGACAAGGAAACCCCAAGGAGAATGATAAACAAAGACAGCAGGATGACAACCATAGGCCAGGCAGAGAGTAAGAGTACTGCTCAAAAAGGCTACCAACAAAATTCCCTGTTGCTACCATACCATCTTTTTTAAAACCTACGGAAAGAATGTCCAGGTGAACCCAGCTTTGGTTTTTATCTGTATTTGGTTTGTCTTGACTTTGAGTTGATGGAagttcctcctcttcccccccccccaccccgtgtcctACTACCTGGGATCAGATGAAGGACACTCGTATCACTCCATAGAAGCATTCTGGCTTTAACCTATTCCTGACTGCCACAGATAAACCACGGTAACCTGAGAAGCAAAAGATAAAGAGCATCCTACTCCTTCTGACCATACTTCTGCCAGATGTACAATATTGGACTACTAGAGCTTTCAAAAGATGCCCTAATTATGGGGAGTCCTGTGTTTCCCATATCTTTCCGCAGTGATTTCCCCAAAAGCAGCACTTAAAATCTCAGGAAACCTGAAGCCAGAAACTTTTTTCACACTGCTAAAAAAACAGTTGTCAGTTTCTCAAAAACTTTTAGGGTTTTACCACAAACGTGGGtcaaaaaatcagaataaaaaaattattcattcaaaaatcagTTAAGTAGCTACCTCCAGGAAAGGAAATGTACTTAGGAAGGAACATGCAGAATTCTTCTAACGTTCTTTCTCTTAACTGAATGGGACTACATtgatgtttgttttattcttctttaaactATTCacgtatttttaatttattcatttttatatatgatatatttcaagattttcttttaatagtgAAACCCACTCTTCCTCCAATTTCACATTTCTGTGATAACCCAAATTAACAacctaataaatacttttttcttgCTTACCCAGACACATATACAggggttgttttgtttattagtttatttttataaaaactgaaaCATACAGTCCACATCATTCTTCGCATGGTTTTTCCACTTAATCATACATTGTGGACATTCCCTCCTATCAGCAGATATAGATAGTATTTATACTTATTTACCAAAAAAGGACTTAATAGATGCAACTAAGCTGAGATTATCAGCCGCATTCTCAccaaaatgtaataaaactagaaatatgaCATAGaacatataataacatatataacCAATAATGAAAAAACAGTTGAATATCAGTAGCAACAAAGAAAGTAAATTTCGACTACATATACCAAAATATACTATTAAACCTATAGTAGTCTAAACAATATAGTATTGGCAGAGGATTAGAAAAATTGATCATCATacacaatgtataaaaattaatCCATGATGGCTAAAAACTTACCATAAAACATACTACAAATAAAAAGTACTGGAAGAAAGCACAATAGAATATGTTTATGATCCCGGTACGGAGAATTCTTCCTAAGAgaccaaaaataaaagattcaccAGCAAGATAAAGACTATAATTGATCAAATTATGTTCAATGTATGAAAATCCAGAATCCATAACGATACTCAAAGAGAATGCCAAAACCTCATTTGTCACTAAAAGTTACTACCTAAGCCCTTACTCTGAAAATCAgtaattaaagattaaaaattaaatttttattctttcccctAGGAACTGTAATCTTAAATAGCCTCAGGGAAAACGGAAATTTCAACTTCACTGAAGAATGACACctaataaatgcagaagaaatgaCAGAACTAGAAAAAGTCATCATTTTGTAATGCCCAAAGAAACTGATTCAGACAAggatttattagttttaaaatcattaagaGACTGGATATTGGTATGGTGCCAAGTAACATTACAAGAGTGCTTTCtgtaaaaatgtaatttcataaGGGTTATAAAGCCATTTTTAATCTACTACTTAATCTTAGCATCAATAATGGTAGAACAAATTGATATTACACCATCTACTATGATGTAATCCCCAAAAGTGTTTAACGTGAATTTTATCAATCCTTTAAACTTAACATCCTGTctacaagaaaaacagaaaagaaaaaaacaagataaaacacCACGAGAAAACAGAATCCAGAAGGTAGGATATTCTAAAGAACAACTGGGTCCATCCCCTCAGCAAAgcagtatcttaaaaaaaaaagactgttctaCATTTAAGAAAACTTAAGGGAGAATACAATCAGATGGGATGCACAGGCCAGGACTGGATCTTGTTTTAAGACAGTTTAGACATTTCAGGCACAATTGTGACATCTGAATATGGAATGGATAATTAGttgatattaagaaattaagatTCATTTTGTCAGGGGTAATGTTACTTTTACCTGTGGGGGAAAGTTCCTTTTTAATAAAGGGCGGGGATAGGTTATATTGAAGGATTTAGTGATGGCCTCTCATGATGCCTAAAACTGCACTGACATACCTGAACCTTAAATACAGAgttgaaagaaaacaggaatatGTAAAGAAGACAACTTtccaccaaaatttaaaatatctttcccaTAATTCCTTCAGTAGACTGACTAGAATGACTTAGCACCCAGTAATTCTAGCAAAATGAGTATTTGGCTTTCCCAGTATTTACAAGGAGGTAGACAAGGAGAAGGTAGACCATGACTTCTAAGTGATCTTCCAATAGTATCTATCACACTTAGTGCAAACAGAAGAATTTTATTTAGAGTTTCTGGGCCTACAAAATCCAGAGAAATTCCCAAAATACAATCATGGTATAATAAGAGAATGTGATAAAACAGCTAGATATTTTATCAATTACCAAAAgtcaaaagttttttcttttcttttcttttaaagttttttctaaaCCTGtaatatccaattaaaaatgaaaataggaaaccTATCTCAAATTAGTGTCaaactacatacatacataaaatatctggaaataaaCTTAGGATCAATATGTGatctatattaaaaatacatatgtaataagatctaaataaatacaatacactTCCCACCAGGAACCAAACTGGGATTTTTGGAACCAGGAAGAAATTATGTTAAAGGTCCTGTGGAAAAACAGATGTCtataaataaccaaaaattttttgaaaaaaaaaaaaaacaaaactgctttaCCAGACAATAAAACTTACCATAAAATTACTATAATCAAGATAATATGGAATTAGAACAGAAATAGGCAAAGGAGGAGgggatggagtaattgggtgatgggcattaaggagggtaattgatgtaatgagcactgggtgttaaatgcaactgatgaatcaccaaattctacccctgaaactaataatacactgtatgttaactaacttgaatttaaatttttttaaataataataataataataaaaagaaatagacaagggaactataaaacaaaagaaagcccagaaataaatccagatACATGTGGGAATTCAATAGGAGATAAATGAACTTTTTTGGAGTacatgggtggttcagtaagtaagcatccaactcttgatttcacttcaggtcatgatctctaggtggTAGGATCAAGCCCCCCACGGGGCTCTGCACAGGGCTCTGTatggggctccaagctcagctgGAGAcagattgagattctctctctccctctccctcagccctccccctgctcatgtgggTGTGTgttccctgtctctcaaataagtaaaaaaaatctttagggatccctgggtggcgcagcggtttggcgcctgcctttggcccagggcgtgatcctgaagacccgggatcgaatcccacgtcgggctcccggtgcatggagcctgcttctccctctgcctgtgtctctgcctctctctctctctctgtgtgtgactattataagtaaataaaaatttaaaaaaataataaaataaaataaaagtcgggcagcccaggtggctctgcgcggccttcagcccagggcgtgatcctggagattcgggatcgagtcccacgtcaggctccctgcactgagcctgcttttccctctgcctgtgtctctgcctctctctgtctctcatgaattaaaaaaaaataaataaaaataaaaataaaagaattttaagtaaataaataagatataaaataaataaaataaaataaaataaaataaaataaaataaaataaaatgtcacagcAGGTCATTTACACTTCCTCTCCCTTCAAGTTTCTGATCAAATGTCACCTCAAAGGTCACCTTTTCCCTGACCAATGTATAATTTGAAAGTCCCACTTCTGCCTGTACACCCTGTCTTCCTTCCTGTGTTATCATTGCCCATACTGCTTTTCAAGATATGACATGGTACCTACCAATTTGTGTATTATCTATTTCTCCTCAATAAATGTAAACTAAGATGCtcagttttgttcactgctatattccCAACACCCAGAAAagtgacttaaatataaaataattccataAAGAATTCTGAAAAGCCAGGTAATCGCTTTAGAActgatacactttttttttttccaggcaaacTATTCCTCTATGTTAGCTAAAAGCAAAGTAAGTGCAtccaaagtcaaaaaaaaaaaaaaaaaggaaaaaaaatacaaattagggaacgattatttttttactataagGCTTGATAAAACTTAACCTAATAAAATACTTTCACAGAAAAGTTCCTCAAAGTAAATTAAGGTAAAGCAGAATTTACTCCGCAAAATATTTTGGTGCTTTTTGTTCCAGAACAATAGCTTATAGAGTAGATAGACTAAGGGCTACCAAGAAGTGGTTCAGCATTAATTTAAATTTGGTTCCTCTTttaaaatccccccccccccccacgactCTTCATCTGTAAACATCCTTTTCTTTACTTAAGAATTGAGGGTTTGAggcgcctgggtcgctcagttggttaagcctaccactcttgatcttggctcaggtcatgatcttgtggtggGGACAGAGCCTcagggctgggctccctgctcaggttcctgcttgagattctctccctctctctccttcatctccTCCCCCTGCACTTGTGCTTACAGGAGaacacacactctcaaataaataaacctacaaaaaattttaaaaagaattgaggGTTCAACTAATGTTTCAATCCAGTTTTCAAACTATAATTCTGATCACAGTGTCCTCTTTAGGTACAACTTTCTaggaatacataaatacatggacATTTAAATCCAATTTGGCTTTTATTACTAATAAAACATCCACATAAAATGAGTTACTCAAAGTCAAGTATTTGCAAACAGCAGCTTCTCTTCCATTTCagcattcagaaataaaataggatattACAGAAGTAAATCTGTTGCTTAAGAAACATGGTCATTTCCTATCACCCAAGTCACAAATACAATATTGATACTTCTCatgcttttacattttcattctccaaacaacaaaaaaatgttttaactatTCAAGAGTCATTTTTATGTAATtccaatttgacaacatacatcATTAAATGGAAATCTGTATgtttgtgtacatatacatacataatttagggcagccccggtggctcagcggtttagcgccaccttcagcccagggcctgatcctggacacctaggatcaggtcccacattcggctccctgcatggagcctgctcctccctctgcctgtgtctctgacccctccccctctccgtgtctctcatgaataaataaataaaatctttaagaaataaaattacacgGAATATTATTTATCCtgtaaaaattcttaagaaaattctaataacagggcagcccgggtggcgcagcggtttagtgccgcctgcagctcagggtgtgatcctggagacccgggatcaa belongs to Canis lupus baileyi chromosome 15, mCanLup2.hap1, whole genome shotgun sequence and includes:
- the SARAF gene encoding store-operated calcium entry-associated regulatory factor isoform X3, with protein sequence MFYDRILLRDIKALTLHHDRYTTSRRLDPIPQLKCVGGTAGCDSYTPKVIQCQNKGWDGYDVQWECKTDLDIAYKFGKTMVSCEGYEFSEDQYVLRGSCGLEYNLDYTELGLKKLRESGKNHGFNSFSNYYDKLYSPDSSGIRGLITILVLLAIAYGVYKLFLSDGQDSPPPYSEYPPNSYHYQRFTNSAGPPPSGFKSEYTGPHGATSGFGSAFTGQQGFDNSGPGFWTGLGTGGILGYLFGSNRAATPFSDSWYYPSHPPSYSSTWNSRAYSPLRGTSGSYSASSSSETRTRTASGYGGTRRR
- the SARAF gene encoding store-operated calcium entry-associated regulatory factor isoform X2 — translated: MAAGGGPEAAGRRALVLLLWLLPLAGPALGWNDPDRILLRDIKALTLHHDRYTTSRRLDPIPQLKCVGGTAGCDSYTPKVIQCQNKGWDGYDVQWECKTDLDIAYKFGKTMVSCEGYEFSEDQYVLRGSCGLEYNLDYTELGLKKLRESGKNHGFNSFSNYYDKLYSPDSSGIRGLITILVLLAIAYGVYKLFLSDGQDSPPPYSEYPPNSYHYQRFTNSAGPPPSGFKSEYTGPHGATSGFGSAFTGQQGFDNSGPGFWTGLGTGGILGYLFGSNSTWNSRAYSPLRGTSGSYSASSSSETRTRTASGYGGTRRR
- the SARAF gene encoding store-operated calcium entry-associated regulatory factor isoform X1; translation: MAAGGGPEAAGRRALVLLLWLLPLAGPALGWNDPDRILLRDIKALTLHHDRYTTSRRLDPIPQLKCVGGTAGCDSYTPKVIQCQNKGWDGYDVQWECKTDLDIAYKFGKTMVSCEGYEFSEDQYVLRGSCGLEYNLDYTELGLKKLRESGKNHGFNSFSNYYDKLYSPDSSGIRGLITILVLLAIAYGVYKLFLSDGQDSPPPYSEYPPNSYHYQRFTNSAGPPPSGFKSEYTGPHGATSGFGSAFTGQQGFDNSGPGFWTGLGTGGILGYLFGSNRAATPFSDSWYYPSHPPSYSSTWNSRAYSPLRGTSGSYSASSSSETRTRTASGYGGTRRR